From Brassica oleracea var. oleracea cultivar TO1000 chromosome C3, BOL, whole genome shotgun sequence, a single genomic window includes:
- the LOC106334795 gene encoding uncharacterized protein LOC106334795, with protein MPLNDGDRSLPELISSLLDLIPNLLSFKSKWSSIRAKLSDLDTHLADISDFAASSTNQLSLDLLASVRETLLDAVSVASRCEGRDLSHGKLKTQSEVDSVASRLDRHARDADVLIKSGLLLLLQDDDDSSKKLTVSSKKESVRSEARSLVIRLQIGATESKNSAMDSLLELLLQGDDKSVMIAVAQGVVPVLVRLLDSSLKEKSVAAISRISTVESSRHVLTAEGLSLLNHLLRVLESGSAFAREKACVALQAMSFSKENARAIGCRGGISSLLEICGSGTPGSQAFAAGVLRNLALFAESRENFVEENAVLSLVTLGCSGTPLARENAIGCLGNLTSGGDDEEEMVVLVVREGGIKMLKSFWDSDCNAKSLEVGVLLLKNLASCPVVREVVVSEGFISRLVPVLSCGVLGVRIAAAEAVSSLSFSSKSRKEIGGCISQLIDMLDGKAIEEKEAASKALSTLLVCTSNRKIFKKSDKGILSLVQLLDPKVKKFDKRYTLSALELLVTCKKCRKRVVAAGACLHLQKLVEMDVEGAKKLAENLARSKIWGVFARP; from the coding sequence ATGCCGTTAAACGACGGCGACCGGAGTTTACCGGAGCTCATCTCCTCTCTCCTCGACCTCATCCCCAACCTTCTCAGCTTCAAGTCCAAATGGTCCTCGATCCGCGCCAAGCTCTCCGATCTCGACACTCACCTCGCCGACATCTCCGACTTCGCCGCCTCCTCCACCAACCAGCTATCTCTAGACCTCCTCGCCTCCGTCCGTGAGACGCTACTCGACGCCGTCTCCGTCGCCTCCAGGTGCGAGGGACGAGATTTATCACACGGAAAGCTCAAGACGCAGAGCGAGGTCGACTCCGTCGCGTCTCGCCTCGATCGCCACGCGAGAGACGCCGACGTTCTGATCAAGAGCGGTCTCCTCCTTCTTCTCCAGGACGACGACGACTCCTCGAAGAAGCTTACCGTTTCGTCGAAGAAGGAAAGTGTGAGATCAGAGGCGAGGAGTCTCGTTATACGGTTGCAGATCGGTGCAACCGAGTCGAAGAACTCGGCGATGGACTCGCTGCTCGAGCTTCTCCTCCAGGGAGATGACAAGAGCGTGATGATCGCCGTGGCGCAAGGAGTCGTTCCCGTTTTGGTTCGGTTGCTGGACTCGAGTTTAAAGGAGAAGAGCGTGGCCGCGATCTCGAGAATCTCGACGGTTGAGAGCAGCAGACACGTGTTGACAGCTGAGGGGCTGTCTCTGCTCAACCACCTCCTCCGCGTGCTCGAATCGGGAAGCGCGTTCGCTCGAGAGAAGGCTTGTGTTGCTTTGCAAGCTATGAGTTTCTCCAAGGAGAACGCTAGAGCGATTGGCTGTAGAGGAGGTATCTCGTCCCTCCTCGAAATCTGCGGATCCGGGACTCCCGGGTCGCAGGCCTTCGCCGCGGGCGTGCTGAGGAACTTGGCTTTGTTCGCGGAGAGTAGAGAGAATTTCGTGGAGGAGAATGCGGTTTTGAGTCTTGTCACTCTCGGTTGTTCCGGTACGCCTCTCGCTCGAGAGAATGCGATAGGGTGTTTGGGTAATTTAACGTCTGGCGGGGATGATGAGGAGGAGATGGTGGTGCTTGTTGTTAGAGAAGGAGGGATTAAGATGTTAAAGAGCTTCTGGGATTCGGATTGTAATGCCAAGTCTCTTGAGGTGGGAGTTTTGCTTCTGAAGAATCTGGCTTCGTGTCCTGTTGTGAGAGAAGTTGTTGTCTCGGAAGGGTTTATCTCTCGTTTGGTGCCAGTTTTGAGCTGTGGGGTTCTCGGTGTGAGAATCGCGGCCGCGGAAGCTGTTTCATCCTTGAGTTTCAGCTCGAAAAGCAGGAAAGAGATCGGCGGGTGCATTAGTCAGTTGATTGATATGTTAGATGGTAAAGCTATTGAAGAGAAAGAAGCAGCTTCGAAGGCTTTGTCGACGTTACTGGTGTGCACAAGCAACCGGAAGATTTTCAAGAAGAGTGACAAAGGGATACTAAGTCTTGTTCAGCTCTTGGACCCGAAGGTTAAGAAGTTCGATAAGAGATATACATTATCTGCGTTGGAACTGCTTGTGACTTGTAAGAAGTGTAGGAAACGAGTGGTTGCTGCTGGGGCTTGCTTGCATTTGCAGAAGCTTGTGGAAATGGATGTTGAAGGAGCTAAGAAATTAGCAGAGAATCTCGCACGGAGTAAGATTTGGGGCGTCTTTGCAAGGCCGTAA
- the LOC106328315 gene encoding pyruvate dehydrogenase E1 component subunit beta-1, mitochondrial, whose amino-acid sequence MWGILRRSAVDGGGFSASSLRRTRFALVSARSYAAGSKEMTVRDALNSAIDEEMSADPKVFVMGEEVGQYQGAYKITKGLLEKYGPERVYDTPITEAGFTGIGVGAAYAGLKPVVEFMTFNFSMQAIDHIINSAAKSNYMSAGQINVPIVFRGPNGAAAGVGAQHSQCYAAWYASVPGLKVLAPYSAEDARGLLKAAIRDPDPVVFLENELLYGESFPISEEALDSSFCLPIGKAKIEREGKDVTITTFSKMVGFVLKAAEKLAEEGISAEVINLRSIRPLDRATINASVRKTSRLVTVEEGFPQHGVCAEICASVVEESFSYLDAPVERIAGADVPMPYAANLERLALPQVEDIVRAAKRACYRSK is encoded by the exons ATGTGGGGAATCTTGAGGCGAAGTGCCGTCGATGGAGGAGGCTTCTCTGCTTCG TCTCTCAGAAGGACGCGATTCGCTTTGGTTTCCGCAAGGAGCTATGCAGCTGGTTCAAAAGAG ATGACAGTTAGAGACGCTCTGAACTCTGCAATCGATGAGGAGATGTCTGCAGATCCTAAAGTATTCGTCATGGGTGAAGAG GTTGGACAATATCAAGGTGCCTACAAG ATCACTAAAGGCCTATTGGAGAAGTATGGTCCTGAGAGAGTTTACGATACCCCTATTACCGAG GCTGGATTTACTGGAATTGGAGTTGGTGCGGCCTATGCTGGCTTAAAGCCCGTTGTAGAATTTATGACGTTTAACTTTTCTATGCAG GCAATTGATCATATCATAAATTCTGCTGCAAAGTCGAATTACATGTCTGCTGGACAGATAAATGTACCCATCGTCTTTAGAGGACCCAATGGTGCTGCTGCTGGTGTTGGTGCTCAGCATTCTCAG TGCTATGCAGCATGGTACGCCTCAGTTCCTGGTTTGAAAGTTCTCGCTCCATATTCAGCTGAAGATGCTCGTGGTCTTCTTAAAGCTGCTATTAGAGACCCTGACCCTGTTGTCTTCCTTGAAAACGAGTTACT ATATGGTGAATCATTTCCAATTTCAGAAGAAGCACTTGATTCAAGTTTCTGTCTTCCCATAGGCAAAGCCAAG ATTGAACGAGAAGGAAAGGATGTAACCATAACAACTTTCTCGAAGATGGTCGGTTTTGTCCTCAAG GCAGCTGAGAAGCTCGCAGAAGAGGGAATAAGTGCAGAG GTAATAAATCTGCGGTCAATCCGTCCGCTAGACAGAGCAACCATCAATGCTTCAGTGAGAAAAACAAGTAGATTGGTAACAGTTGAAGAAGGTTTCCCTCAGCATGGAGTCTGTGCAGAAATCTG TGCGTCGGTTGTGGAGGAGAGTTTTTCATACTTGGATGCACCGGTGGAGAGGATAGCAGGAGCTGATGTTCCAATGCCTTACGCAGCTAACCTAGAGAGATTGGCTCTTCCTCAGGTAGAGGATATCGTTCGAGCAGCCAAGAGAGCTTGTTACAGATCCAAATAA
- the LOC106333454 gene encoding uncharacterized protein DDB_G0283697-like isoform X1, which translates to MGCGSSRLGGGAAARAGEGGVVPLPEGIRPLLRRRLEEMKKRSHASVLKGNQTQSTKELLRHGSSEDGEEAEENDDSLKLSAKVAPAPDHHVEDKKEVIYEKISSIKNVKEGEKVVKKQDEKIDDVISIKKEGNDEDIIVKKQGDDGLDHDDHDEGRMSNFDERMICPGSPSFRVYCINVTSSDDDDDDDDDKEKDGEDKRKSMETQSVIIEPKEVEPKEITTQENESIVKKEKKERKGKRFGMALPRKYLANVTAPCYAGAGRGCMGNNTDHSRVVQEKSSQ; encoded by the exons ATGGGTTGCGGTAGCTCAAGGCTAGGAGGTGGTGCGGCGGCGAGAGCGGGTGAGGGCGGCGTTGTGCCACTTCCGGAGGGAATACGTCCGCTTCTCAGGAGGAGATTAGAGGAGATGAAGAAACGGAGCCATGCAAGCGTCTTGAAAGGAAACCAGACGCAGTCGACGAAGGAGCTTCTAAGGCACGGCTCCTCTGAGGACGGAGAGGAGGCGGAGGAGAACGACGACAGCTTGAAGCTGTCGGCTAAGGTGGCTCCTGCGCCTGATCATCACGTGGAAGATAAGAAAGAAGTTATTTATGAGAAGATCTCTTCGATAAAAAATGTTAAAGAGGGGGAAAAGGTTGTGAAGAAACAAGATGAGAAAATTGATGATGTCATCTCTATTAAGAAAGAAGGAAATGATGAGGACATCATTGTTAAGAAGCAAGGAGATGATGGTCTTGATCATGATGATCATGATGAAGGGAGGATGAGTAATTTTGATGAGAGGATGATATGTCCTGGATCTCCAAGCTTTAGGGTTTATTGCATTAATGTTACTTCTTCTGATGATGACGATGATGATGATGATGATAAAG AAAAAGATGGTGAAGACAAGAGAAAGTCGATGGAAACCCAAAGTGTCATCATAGAGCCAAAAGAGGTAGAGCCAAAAGAG ATTACGACACAGGAAAATGAAAGCATTGTCAAAAAGGAGAAAAAAGAAAGAAAAGGAAAGAGATTCGGAATGGCATTGCCAAGGAAGTATTTAGCAAATGTAACTGCACCGTGCTATGCTGGTGCTGGTAGAGGATGCATGGGCAACAACACTGATCATTCTCGTGTGGTGCAAGAAAAATCAAGCCAGTGA
- the LOC106333454 gene encoding mitotic apparatus protein p62-like isoform X2: MGCGSSRLGGGAAARAGEGGVVPLPEGIRPLLRRRLEEMKKRSHASVLKGNQTQSTKELLRHGSSEDGEEAEENDDSLKLSAKVAPAPDHHVEDKKEVIYEKISSIKNVKEGEKVVKKQDEKIDDVISIKKEGNDEDIIVKKQGDDGLDHDDHDEGRMSNFDERMICPGSPSFRVYCINVTSSDDDDDDDDDKEKDGEDKRKSMETQSVIIEPKEITTQENESIVKKEKKERKGKRFGMALPRKYLANVTAPCYAGAGRGCMGNNTDHSRVVQEKSSQ; the protein is encoded by the exons ATGGGTTGCGGTAGCTCAAGGCTAGGAGGTGGTGCGGCGGCGAGAGCGGGTGAGGGCGGCGTTGTGCCACTTCCGGAGGGAATACGTCCGCTTCTCAGGAGGAGATTAGAGGAGATGAAGAAACGGAGCCATGCAAGCGTCTTGAAAGGAAACCAGACGCAGTCGACGAAGGAGCTTCTAAGGCACGGCTCCTCTGAGGACGGAGAGGAGGCGGAGGAGAACGACGACAGCTTGAAGCTGTCGGCTAAGGTGGCTCCTGCGCCTGATCATCACGTGGAAGATAAGAAAGAAGTTATTTATGAGAAGATCTCTTCGATAAAAAATGTTAAAGAGGGGGAAAAGGTTGTGAAGAAACAAGATGAGAAAATTGATGATGTCATCTCTATTAAGAAAGAAGGAAATGATGAGGACATCATTGTTAAGAAGCAAGGAGATGATGGTCTTGATCATGATGATCATGATGAAGGGAGGATGAGTAATTTTGATGAGAGGATGATATGTCCTGGATCTCCAAGCTTTAGGGTTTATTGCATTAATGTTACTTCTTCTGATGATGACGATGATGATGATGATGATAAAG AAAAAGATGGTGAAGACAAGAGAAAGTCGATGGAAACCCAAAGTGTCATCATAGAGCCAAAAGAG ATTACGACACAGGAAAATGAAAGCATTGTCAAAAAGGAGAAAAAAGAAAGAAAAGGAAAGAGATTCGGAATGGCATTGCCAAGGAAGTATTTAGCAAATGTAACTGCACCGTGCTATGCTGGTGCTGGTAGAGGATGCATGGGCAACAACACTGATCATTCTCGTGTGGTGCAAGAAAAATCAAGCCAGTGA
- the LOC106328815 gene encoding beta-taxilin isoform X1, with protein sequence MESPHSNLLPEVDSLPDGFVDGAADPPPVVTDEQNRNDDVPIEKAEKPRTFPVPLCEETDGNDNGGGVDDLIKVSSKLSLEQKESSPPPITTQALTEGASTQNPNLCKDKAPDSAQSVDSVKPRKQERKNSKNMFKSEKEFLEFMLKYQQVLSERDSAITVRDKLESLCRELQRQNKMLMEECKRVSTEGQTLRSDLSNKFQEAIKDVSIKLDEQKDESLSQLKENEMLRTKLKHLADQYMLSEQQHEQRLKQKTLELQISELKIKQHEEKLIHEQSQMKVYADQVSQLLATEKNLRVQLTSDGEKFQQFQDALVKSNEVFETFKQEIDKMSKAIKELRKENAFLKSKTERSDLTLIELVEERERLKKQLEKTKNQKDKLESLCRSLQAERKQKETNNTSDSSAQSLKQ encoded by the exons ATGGAGTCACCTCACTCGAATTTGCTCCCCGAGGTCGATTCCCTACCCGATGGATTCGTCGACGGAGCTGCTGACCCGCCTCCGGTGGTGACCGACGAACAAAATCGTAACGATGATGTCCCGATCGAGAAAGCAGAGAAGCCCAGGACTTTCCCCGTTCCGCTCTGTGAAGAAACGGATGGTAATGACAACGGCGGCGGCGTTGATGACCTAATCAAGGTCTCCAGCAAGCTTAGCTTAGAGCAGAAAGAATCATCTCCTCCTCCTATTACTACTCAAGCAT TAACAGAAGGGGCGTCTACTCAAAATCCAAACTTGTGCAAGGACAAGGCACCGGACTCAGCTCAGAGTGTGGATTCGGTCAAACCCAGAAAACAA GAGCGTAAGAATTCAAAAAACATGTTCAAATCTGAAAAGGAGTTTCTTGAATTCATGCTCAAGTATCAACAAGTCCTTTCTGAAAGAGATTCTG CTATTACTGTCCGTGACAAGCTTGAGTCACTTTGTAGAGAGTTACAACGTCAAAACAAAATGTTGATG GAAGAATGCAAGCGGGTTTCGACTGAGGGACAGACTTTAAGATCGGATTTGTCGAACAAGTTCCAGGAAGCAATCAAG GATGTGAGCATTAAGTTGGACGAGCAAAAGGATGAAAGCCTCTCACAACTAAAAGAAAATGAGAT GTTAAGGACGAAGTTGAAGCATCTGGCTGATCAATATATGCTTTCAGAACAACAACATGAGCAAAGA TTGAAGCAGAAAACACTGGAGCTACAGATTTCTGAATTAAAAATCAAACAGCACGAGGAGAAACTCATCCATGAGCAGTCTCAGATGAAGGTTTACGCAGATCAAGTTTCTCAGCTTTTAGCAACGGAGAAAAACTTGCGGGTGCAACTAACATCTGATGGAGAGAAGTTCCAGCAGTTCCAG GATGCGTTGGTGAAGAGCAACGAAGTGTTTGAAACATTCAAACAAGAAATCGATAAG ATGTCAAAAGCAATAAAAGAACTGAGGAAAGAAAACGCATTCCTGAAGAGCAAAACCGAGAGATCGGATCTTACTCTCATAGAACTCGTTGAAGAG CGTGAAAGATTGAAGAAACAGTTGGAGAAGACAAAGAATCAGAAAGATAAGCTTGAATCGCTTTGCAGATCCCTTCAAGCCGAAAGAAAGCAAAAAGAAACTAATAACACTAGTGATTCTTCTGCTCAAAGCTTGAAGCAGTGA
- the LOC106332305 gene encoding mitochondrial import inner membrane translocase subunit TIM8: MDPNLANNPQLIQFLSQEKERAMANEVVAKITSSCWDKCVDKPGSKFSSSETSCLSNCALRYMDMTMLIMKRFQQQ, from the exons ATGGATCCTAACCTCGCAAACAACCCCCAATTGATTCAATTCCTCAGC CAAGAGAAAGAAAGGGCAATGGCGAACGAAGTGGTGGCGAAGATAACAAGCTCGTGCTGGGACAAGTGCGTGGACAAGCCAGGAAGCAAATTCAGCTCCAGCGAGACTTCTTGCCTCAGTAACTGCGCCTTACGATACATGGACATGACTATGCTCATCATGAAACGCTTTCAGCAGCAGTGA
- the LOC106334794 gene encoding probable serine/threonine-protein kinase At1g54610, with the protein MGCVLCKNSAGAKDEPLPGNLRRDTKTDHLPSSVSVPEVVDIGERKKSQIQTARTWHTGDFSGGSSRRTLRMSLSAPEGWPPWLLAACGESIKDFTPRRATTYEKLDKIGQGTYSNVYKAKDLLTGDIVALKKVRFDNLEAESVKFMAREILMLRRLDHPNVIKLQGLVASRVSCSLYLVFEYMDHDLTGLAATQGSKFDISQVKCFMKQLLSGLEHCHSRGVLHRDIKGSNLLIDNNGILKIADFGLATFYDPKQKKQTMTSRVVTLWYRPPELLLGATNYGTGVDLWSAGCIMAELLAGKPVMPGRTEVEQLHKIFKLCGSPSDLYWRKYKLPNATLFKPQHPYKRCVSEAFSGFAPSTVHLVETLLAIDPDDRGTSTSALNSEFFTSEPLACDPSSLPKYPPSKELNIKLRDQEARRQKSLAKKANGVEGARRIRFRGDRTGRAFPAPEANAENQATLDRCRVLPHTNGKSKSEKFPPPHQDGAVGQHPVEEDHHQSKKSSVFSATHEASFGSSRSLKVGEGTSSMRKISNKDGSSSSRKYIWGLKPPPALGLSMDLLFRSRSEVFGVRR; encoded by the exons ATGGGCTGCGTTCTCTGCAAAAACTCCGCCGGGGCCAAAGATGAACCTCTTCCTGGAAACCTCCGCCGTGATACTAAGACGGATCATTTGCCTTCTTCTGTATCTGTACCGGAGGTAGTCGACATCGGAGAAAGAAAGAAGAGTCAGATTCAGACGGCAAGAACGTGGCACACCGGCGACTTCTCCGGCGGCTCTTCTCGCCGTACGTTACGGATGAGTCTCTCTGCGCCGGAAGGATGGCCACCGTGGCTGCTTGCTGCTTGCGGCGAATCCATCAAAGACTTCACTCCTCGACGAGCCACCACATACGAGAAGCTCGACAAG ATAGGGCAAGGAACTTACAGCAATGTGTACAAAGCTAAGGATCTATTGACTGGAGATATTGTAGCATTGAAGAAAGTTAGGTTTGATAATTTGGAAGCAGAGAGTGTAAAGTTCATGGCCAGAGAGATTCTTATGCTGCGACGCCTAGATCATCCTAACGTTATTAAGCTTCAAGGCTTAGTTGCTTCCAGGGTTTCTTGTAGTCTCTACCTTGTTTTTGAGTATATGGACCATGATCTCACTGGTCTTGCTGCTACTCAAGGTTCCAAGTTTGATATTTCTCAG GTGAAGTGCTTTATGAAGCAGCTACTATCTGGGCTAGAGCATTGTCATAGTAGAGGAGTGTTACATCGAGACATAAAAGGCTCTAATTTGCTGATAGATAACAATGGAATACTGAAGATTGCTGATTTTGGGTTGGCTACGTTTTACGACCCAAAGCAAAAAAAGCAAACAATGACTAGTCGTGTTGTCACGCTCTGGTACCGTCCTCCAGAGCTTCTTCTTGGAGCTACCAACTATGGCACGGGTGTTGATCTTTGGAGTGCTGGTTGTATCATGGCAGAGTTACTTGCTGGCAAGCCCGTTATGCCAGGAAGAACCGAG GTAGAACAACTTCATAAGATATTTAAGTTATGTGGCTCCCCATCAGATTTGTACTGGAGGAAGTACAAATTACCCAACGCTACCCTTTTTAAGCCGCAGCATCCGTACAAACGTTGTGTGTCTGAAGCATTTAGCGGCTTCGCTCCATCAACTGTGCATCTAGTGGAGACACTTCTCGCTATAGATCCTGATGATCGTGGAACTTCTACCTCAGCTTTAAATAGTGAA TTCTTTACGAGTGAACCATTAGCGTGTGATCCATCAAGTCTACCAAAATATCCACCTTCCAAAGAACTTAATATAAAGCTAAGGGACCAAGAGGCAAGAAG GCAAAAGAGTCTTGCAAAAAAAGCTAATGGTGTAGAAGGAGCTAGAAGAATAAGGTTTCGCGGGGATCGCACTGGGCGAGCTTTTCCAGCTCCAGAAGCTAATGCCGAGAATCAAGCCACCTTAGAT AGATGCAGAGTGTTGCCACACACAAATGGGAAGAGCAAGAGCGAGAAGTTCCCTCCTCCTCACCAGGATGGTGCAGTTGGGCAACACCCAGTGGAAGAAGATCATCATCAATCAAAGAAAAGCTCAGTATTTAGTGCAACGCATGAGGCTTCTTTCGGGTCATCGAGATCATTGAAGGTTGGGGAAGGGACATCATCGATGAGAAAGATTTCAAACAAAGACGGGTCTTCTTCTTCTAGAAAGTACATATGGGGTCTTAAACCTCCTCCAGCGCTTGGGCTCTCTATGGACTTGCTTTTCAGGAGCAGATCAGAAGTTTTTGGGGTCCGGAGATAG
- the LOC106328815 gene encoding beta-taxilin isoform X2, with product MASLWRTTQLGGFCPNLALAARSRVKMESPHSNLLPEVDSLPDGFVDGAADPPPVVTDEQNRNDDVPIEKAEKPRTFPVPLCEETDGNDNGGGVDDLIKVSSKLSLEQKESSPPPITTQALTEGASTQNPNLCKDKAPDSAQSVDSVKPRKQQERKNSKNMFKSEKEFLEFMLKYQQVLSERDSAITVRDKLESLCRELQRQNKMLMEECKRVSTEGQTLRSDLSNKFQEAIKDVSIKLDEQKDESLSQLKENEMLRTKLKHLADQYMLSEQQHEQRLKQKTLELQISELKIKQHEEKLIHEQSQMKVYADQVSQLLATEKNLRVQLTSDGEKFQQFQDALVKSNEVFETFKQEIDKMSKAIKELRKENAFLKSKTERSDLTLIELVEERERLKKQLEKTKNQKDKLESLCRSLQAERKQKETNNTSDSSAQSLKQ from the exons ATGGCGAGTCTATGGAGAACTACACAA TTGGGGGGTTTCTGTCCCAATCTCGCGCTCGCTGCCAGATCCAGAGTCAAAATGGAGTCACCTCACTCGAATTTGCTCCCCGAGGTCGATTCCCTACCCGATGGATTCGTCGACGGAGCTGCTGACCCGCCTCCGGTGGTGACCGACGAACAAAATCGTAACGATGATGTCCCGATCGAGAAAGCAGAGAAGCCCAGGACTTTCCCCGTTCCGCTCTGTGAAGAAACGGATGGTAATGACAACGGCGGCGGCGTTGATGACCTAATCAAGGTCTCCAGCAAGCTTAGCTTAGAGCAGAAAGAATCATCTCCTCCTCCTATTACTACTCAAGCAT TAACAGAAGGGGCGTCTACTCAAAATCCAAACTTGTGCAAGGACAAGGCACCGGACTCAGCTCAGAGTGTGGATTCGGTCAAACCCAGAAAACAA CAGGAGCGTAAGAATTCAAAAAACATGTTCAAATCTGAAAAGGAGTTTCTTGAATTCATGCTCAAGTATCAACAAGTCCTTTCTGAAAGAGATTCTG CTATTACTGTCCGTGACAAGCTTGAGTCACTTTGTAGAGAGTTACAACGTCAAAACAAAATGTTGATG GAAGAATGCAAGCGGGTTTCGACTGAGGGACAGACTTTAAGATCGGATTTGTCGAACAAGTTCCAGGAAGCAATCAAG GATGTGAGCATTAAGTTGGACGAGCAAAAGGATGAAAGCCTCTCACAACTAAAAGAAAATGAGAT GTTAAGGACGAAGTTGAAGCATCTGGCTGATCAATATATGCTTTCAGAACAACAACATGAGCAAAGA TTGAAGCAGAAAACACTGGAGCTACAGATTTCTGAATTAAAAATCAAACAGCACGAGGAGAAACTCATCCATGAGCAGTCTCAGATGAAGGTTTACGCAGATCAAGTTTCTCAGCTTTTAGCAACGGAGAAAAACTTGCGGGTGCAACTAACATCTGATGGAGAGAAGTTCCAGCAGTTCCAG GATGCGTTGGTGAAGAGCAACGAAGTGTTTGAAACATTCAAACAAGAAATCGATAAG ATGTCAAAAGCAATAAAAGAACTGAGGAAAGAAAACGCATTCCTGAAGAGCAAAACCGAGAGATCGGATCTTACTCTCATAGAACTCGTTGAAGAG CGTGAAAGATTGAAGAAACAGTTGGAGAAGACAAAGAATCAGAAAGATAAGCTTGAATCGCTTTGCAGATCCCTTCAAGCCGAAAGAAAGCAAAAAGAAACTAATAACACTAGTGATTCTTCTGCTCAAAGCTTGAAGCAGTGA
- the LOC106334796 gene encoding ubiquitin-conjugating enzyme E2 27: MIDISRVQKELQDCEKDRDSSGIRVCPKSDNLTRLTGTIPGPIGTPYEGGTFQIDITIPEGYPFEPPKMQFSTKVWHPNISSQSGAICLDVLKDQWSPALTLKTALVSVQALLSAPEPKDPQDAVVAEQYMKNYQVFVSTARYWTQTFAKNSSLEDKVKRLVEMGFGDAQVRSAIESSGGDENVALEKLCSG; the protein is encoded by the exons ATGATAGATATCAGTCGAGTCCAGAAAGAGCTCCAAGATTGCGAGAAAGACAGAGACTCCTCGGGCATCCGGGTCTGCCCGAAATCCGATAACCTTACCCGACTCACCGGAACCATCCCGGGTCCAATCGGAACTCCTTACGAAGGCGGAACCTTTCAGATCGATATCACCATTCCAG AAGGGTATCCCTTTGAGCCTCCAAAGATGCAATTTTCAACCAAAGTTTG GCACCCGAATATCAGTAGCCAAAGCGGGGCAATATGCTTGGATGTCTTGAAAGACCAGTGGAGTCCAGCTCTTACTTTGAAGACAGCTCTTGTTTCAGTCCAGGCATTACTCTCTGCACCAGAGCCTAAAGACCCTCAAGATGCTGTTGTTGCTGAACAG TACATGAAGAACTATCAAGTGTTTGTATCAACAGCTCGTTACTGGACCCAAACATTCGCCAAGAACTCTTCTCTTGAGGATAAA GTGAAGAGACTCGTCGAGATGGGTTTTGGAGATGCTCAGGTTAGGAGTGCAATTGAATCAAGTGGTGGAGATGAGAATGTGGCGCTTGAAAAGCTCTGTTCTGGTTAG